Proteins encoded by one window of Candidatus Sumerlaea chitinivorans:
- a CDS encoding ADP-heptose synthase: MEGVLSWEEARDRIAELQAQDKKVVFTNGVFDLIHPGHICYLREARALGDALIVALNSDESVQRIKGSLRPILPLVERARLIGALEMVDMVTAFDEDTPLEVIRALQPDILVKGGDYSPDQVVGKDFVESYGGKCLTLSLVEGVSTTTIIQRILRSAQIAKSK; the protein is encoded by the coding sequence GTGGAAGGCGTTTTGAGCTGGGAGGAAGCTCGCGACCGTATAGCCGAACTGCAGGCGCAAGACAAAAAAGTTGTGTTTACCAACGGGGTGTTTGATCTCATCCATCCCGGACACATCTGCTACCTGCGTGAAGCTCGGGCATTGGGGGACGCCCTCATTGTTGCACTCAATAGTGATGAATCTGTGCAAAGAATTAAAGGGTCCCTTCGCCCCATCCTGCCACTTGTTGAGCGAGCCCGCCTGATTGGCGCCCTCGAGATGGTGGACATGGTGACTGCCTTCGACGAGGACACGCCGCTGGAGGTCATTCGCGCACTGCAGCCCGACATACTGGTCAAGGGGGGTGATTATAGCCCTGATCAGGTGGTAGGAAAAGACTTCGTTGAGTCTTACGGTGGGAAGTGTTTAACGCTTTCGCTTGTGGAAGGCGTCAGCACCACCACGATCATTCAGCGCATCTTGCGGTCGGCTCAAATCGCGAAGTCGAAATAA
- a CDS encoding Alkaline shock protein: protein MVGPEDLGDVIINDNVIALYASIALTEVEGVVTLSGKSSFSDYVGAKSKDAEKGITVTIDKATNMCTVNVEVYLYYGYNVYDVARKIQRHVKNAIESFTGITVERVNVTIKDVIVAEQVPPTGKAKNN from the coding sequence ATGGTCGGTCCGGAAGATTTGGGTGATGTGATTATCAATGACAATGTGATCGCCCTTTACGCGAGCATTGCACTAACAGAAGTGGAGGGCGTGGTCACCCTGAGCGGAAAAAGCAGCTTTAGCGATTACGTTGGGGCGAAAAGCAAAGACGCTGAAAAAGGAATCACGGTGACCATCGACAAAGCCACGAACATGTGCACGGTCAACGTGGAAGTGTACCTGTACTACGGGTACAACGTGTACGATGTGGCCCGTAAAATACAGCGCCACGTCAAGAATGCGATTGAGTCGTTTACGGGAATCACTGTCGAGCGAGTGAACGTCACCATCAAGGATGTGATTGTGGCCGAACAAGTCCCACCCACCGGCAAAGCCAAAAATAACTGA